From the genome of Pseudomonas yamanorum, one region includes:
- a CDS encoding adenosylmethionine--8-amino-7-oxononanoate transaminase, producing the protein MGLNNQWMQRDLAVLWHPCTQMKDHQQLPLIPIKRGEGIWLEDFEGKRYLDAVSSWWVNVFGHANPRINQRIKDQVDQLEHVILAGFSHQPVIELSERLVKMTPEGLTRCFYADNGSSCIEVALKMSFHYWLNRGLPNKKRFVTLTNSYHGETIAAMSVGDVPLFTETYKALLLDTIKVPSPDCYLRPDGMSWEEHSRNMFLAMEQTLAEHHDTVAAVIVEPLIQGAGGMRMYHPVYLKLLREACDRYGVHLIHDEIAVGFGRTGTMFACEQAGIRPDFLCLSKALTGGYLPLAAVVTTDDVYDAFYDDYPTLRAFLHSHSYTGNPLACAAALATLDIFEEDNVIENNKALAQRMATATAHLVDHPHVSEVRQTGMVLAIEMVQDKATKTAYPWQERRGLKVFEHALERGALLRPLGSVVYFLPPYVITPEQIDFLAEVASEGIDIATNSKVSVAVPKDFHPGFRDPG; encoded by the coding sequence ATGGGTTTGAATAATCAGTGGATGCAACGCGACCTTGCAGTGCTGTGGCATCCCTGCACCCAGATGAAAGACCACCAGCAACTGCCGTTGATCCCGATCAAGCGCGGTGAAGGCATCTGGCTGGAAGACTTCGAAGGCAAACGCTACCTCGACGCCGTCAGCTCCTGGTGGGTCAACGTGTTTGGCCACGCCAACCCGCGCATCAACCAGCGCATCAAGGACCAGGTGGACCAGCTGGAGCACGTGATCCTCGCCGGTTTCAGCCACCAGCCGGTGATCGAACTGTCCGAGCGCCTGGTGAAGATGACCCCCGAAGGCCTGACCCGCTGCTTCTACGCCGACAACGGTTCGTCGTGCATCGAAGTCGCGCTGAAGATGAGCTTTCACTATTGGCTCAACCGTGGCCTGCCGAACAAGAAGCGCTTTGTCACCCTGACCAACAGCTATCACGGCGAAACCATCGCCGCGATGTCGGTAGGCGATGTGCCGCTGTTCACCGAAACCTACAAGGCCTTGCTGCTGGACACCATCAAGGTGCCGAGCCCGGACTGCTACCTGCGCCCCGACGGCATGAGCTGGGAAGAGCATTCCCGGAACATGTTCCTGGCCATGGAACAGACCCTCGCCGAACACCACGACACCGTGGCCGCCGTGATCGTCGAACCGCTGATCCAGGGCGCCGGCGGCATGCGCATGTACCACCCGGTGTACCTCAAGCTGCTGCGTGAAGCCTGCGACCGCTATGGCGTGCACCTGATCCACGACGAAATCGCCGTGGGCTTTGGCCGCACCGGCACGATGTTCGCCTGTGAACAGGCCGGCATCCGCCCGGACTTCCTGTGCCTGTCCAAGGCCCTGACTGGCGGCTACCTGCCATTGGCGGCGGTGGTCACCACCGACGATGTGTACGACGCCTTCTACGACGACTACCCGACCCTGCGCGCCTTCCTGCATTCCCACAGCTACACCGGCAACCCGCTGGCCTGTGCGGCGGCCCTGGCAACCCTGGATATCTTCGAAGAAGACAACGTCATCGAAAACAACAAGGCCCTTGCCCAGCGCATGGCAACCGCCACCGCGCACCTGGTGGATCATCCCCACGTCTCGGAAGTGCGCCAGACCGGCATGGTGCTGGCCATCGAGATGGTGCAGGACAAGGCCACCAAGACCGCCTACCCGTGGCAGGAACGCCGTGGCCTGAAGGTATTCGAGCATGCCCTGGAACGTGGCGCGTTGCTGCGGCCGTTGGGCAGCGTGGTGTATTTCCTGCCACCGTATGTGATCACCCCGGAGCAGATCGACTTCCTGGCTGAAGTGGCCAGCGAAGGGATTGATATCGCCACCAACAGCAAGGTCAGCGTGGCGGTGCCCAAGGATTTCCACCCGGGGTTTCGTGATCCGGGCTGA
- a CDS encoding cytochrome b: protein MQLRNSPARYGWVSIVLHWGVALVVFGLFALGLWMVGLDYYSTWRKDAPDLHKSIGITLFAIMLVRIVWRLVSPPPPPLASYSRMTRLGAAFGHAFLYLGLFAVMIAGYLISTADGVGIPVFGLFEIPALVSGLPDQADTAGVVHLYLAWVLVVFAGLHGVAALKHHFIDRDVTLVRMLGRKA, encoded by the coding sequence ATGCAACTACGTAATTCACCGGCCCGCTATGGCTGGGTCAGCATCGTTTTGCACTGGGGCGTGGCCCTGGTGGTGTTCGGTCTGTTCGCATTGGGCCTGTGGATGGTCGGTCTCGACTACTACAGCACCTGGCGCAAAGACGCCCCGGACCTGCACAAAAGCATTGGCATCACGCTGTTCGCCATCATGCTCGTGCGGATCGTCTGGCGCCTGGTCAGCCCGCCGCCACCACCGCTTGCCAGCTATAGCCGCATGACGCGTCTGGGGGCTGCGTTTGGCCACGCATTCCTGTATCTCGGGCTGTTTGCCGTGATGATTGCCGGTTACCTGATTTCCACCGCAGACGGTGTCGGGATCCCGGTGTTTGGCCTGTTTGAGATTCCTGCACTGGTTTCCGGGCTACCGGACCAGGCAGACACTGCAGGCGTGGTGCATTTGTACCTGGCCTGGGTATTGGTGGTGTTCGCCGGCCTGCATGGCGTGGCCGCGCTGAAACACCATTTCATTGATCGTGATGTGACCCTGGTTCGTATGCTGGGGCGCAAAGCCTGA
- a CDS encoding YceI family protein, with the protein MLKKTLAALAIGSALLTAGQAMAADYVVDKEGQHAFVDFKISHLGYSFITGTFKDLDGKFSFDAAKPEDSKIEFNVRTASVFTNHAERDKHIASKDFLDVGKFADAKFVSTSVKTTGKNAAGQVTADVTGDLTFHGVTKPIVVKATFLGEGKDPWGGYRAGFEGTTSFNRQDFGKQMDLGPASNTVELYVTFEGVKAK; encoded by the coding sequence ATGTTGAAAAAGACTCTCGCCGCTCTGGCCATCGGTTCCGCCCTGCTGACTGCCGGTCAGGCGATGGCAGCTGACTACGTTGTCGACAAGGAAGGCCAGCACGCCTTCGTTGACTTCAAGATCAGCCACTTGGGCTACAGCTTCATCACCGGTACCTTCAAGGACCTGGACGGCAAATTCAGCTTCGATGCTGCCAAGCCTGAAGACAGCAAGATTGAGTTCAACGTCCGCACCGCCAGCGTGTTCACCAACCACGCCGAACGTGACAAGCACATCGCCAGCAAAGACTTCCTGGACGTTGGCAAGTTTGCCGACGCCAAGTTCGTCTCCACCAGCGTCAAGACCACTGGTAAGAACGCTGCTGGCCAAGTCACTGCTGACGTGACCGGCGACCTGACCTTTCACGGCGTGACCAAGCCGATCGTCGTCAAGGCGACCTTCCTGGGTGAAGGCAAGGATCCATGGGGCGGCTACCGTGCCGGCTTTGAAGGTACTACCTCCTTCAATCGCCAGGACTTCGGCAAGCAGATGGACCTGGGCCCAGCGTCCAACACGGTTGAGCTGTATGTGACCTTTGAAGGTGTGAAAGCGAAGTAA